Part of the Janibacter alkaliphilus genome is shown below.
CAGGCCCCAGTAGCGCCGCCGCGCCTGGCTGGTCGAGAAGGGGCCGGCGCCGACGGTGACCGTAGGGGCGCCGGCCGCGGGGTCCGGTCCCGGTCCCTGGGCGAGCGGGGCGCCCGGCGTGGCGGTGCTCGCCTCAGCCATGACGCCGGCTCCGCAGCAGCAGCGCGACGAAGACCACTGCGCCGACGATCCCGAGGATGAGCGAGACCGGCACCTCGAAGGGGGCGATGATGGTGCGGCCGATGATGTCGCAGACGGTGACGATGGCGATGCCGAGCAGGCACACCCACGGCAGGTTGCTGCGCAGGTCGTCGCCTCGGAACATCGAGACGACGTTCGGCACGATCAGCCCGAGGAAGGGCAGGTTGCCGACCACGACGGTGACCACCCCGGTGGCCACGGCGACCAGCCCGGTGCCGACGAGCACGACCGCCTGGTAGTTCAGGCCCACGTTGGTGGCGACGTCCTCGCCGAGCCCGGCGATGGTGAAGCGGTCGGCGACGACGAAGACCGCGACCGCGACGAGCGCGACGACGTACAGCGCCTCGTACTGCCCGCGTACCACCGAGGTGAAGCTGCCGGCGAACCAGATGCCCAGGCTCTGCAGGGTGTCGGTGAGCAGCGCGATGTAGGTGGTCACCGAGGCGACGACGGCCCCGAGCATGATCCCGACGATCGGCACGATGAGCGAGGAGCTCAGCTGCACCTGGCGCAGGAAGAGGAAGAAGATCATCGTGCCGATGAAGGCGGCGACGATCGCGCCCAGCATCCGCGGCAGCAGGCCGGCCGTGGGGAAGAGCACCATCATGAGGATCAGGCCCAGCCCGGCCCACTCGGTGGTGCCGATGGTGGTCGGCTCGACGAAGCGGTTCTGGGTGAGCAGCTGCATGACGAGGCCGGACATCGCCATGGCGGCGCCGGCCAGCACGAGGGCGACGGTGCGCGGCACCCGGGTGATGGCGAACATCTCCCGCCCCTGCTCGCCGCCGCCGATGACGTCGACCACGCCGGTGAAGAGGGAGAGCACGAGCAGGGCGGCGACGGCGAGGGTGCCGAGCAGCAGCTTGCCGTCGATCAGCCGGCCCTTGTCCCGGGCGGGGCGGGCGTCGGGCTCGGTCATCGTGGACATCGGGCTCCGTTCACGACGGGCGCCCTCGTCCCGCGGCGGGTGGCCGCGGGACGAGGGCGGTCAGCGGGTCGCGGGTCAGCTCTGCTCGAGCTCGTCGGCGATGCTGTTGAAGTACTCGGTGTAGGTCTGGATGCTCTCGTTGGTGTAGGTGTCGTCCGGCATGTAGATGACCTTGTCGTCCTGCACCGCCGGCACGTCCTGCAGCGCCTCGGACTCCTCGATGACCTCGGCGGCCGGCTGGTACTCCTGGCCCTCCTCCGGGCCGACGGCGGCGTCGCGGTCCATGACGAGCATGATGTCCGGCTCGGAGTCGGCGATCGCCTCGACCGAGATGTCGTCGCCCTGGTGGTCGTCGGAGCCCTCGACCTCCAGCGCCGGGGTGAAGCCGAAGATGTCGAAGAGCGGGCCCATGGTGCGGCCGGTGCTCGGCACGACGTAGCCGATCTCGCCGCCGGAGACGATGACCGCCATGACGGTCTGCTCGTCGTCGTAGGCGTCCTCGACGCGCTGGATGCTCTCGTCGAGGGCGGAGTTCAGGTCGTCGGCCTCGCTCTCCTTCTCGAAGATGGTGCCCAGCGCGGAGGTCTGGCGCTTGAGCTCCTCGTCGAAGGGCTCGCCCTCGCGCGGGTCGAGGTTGACCAGGGTGGCGTCCGGCACGAGCTCCTCGAAGTCGCTGGCGTAGTCGGCGTAGCGCTGCCCGTTGATGATGAGGTCCGGCTCGGCGGCGACGACCGCCTCCAGGTCGGGCTCGGTGTGCAGGCCGAGGTCGACGATGTCCTGGTCCTCGGTGTAGGAGATCGTGTCCGGCATCAGCGAGACGGCCGCGGCGGACAGCTCGACGTCCCAGGAGTCGAGGGTCTCGAAGGTCCGGTTGTCGGTGGCGACGACGGACTGCGGCGGGACGCTGACCTCCTTCTCGCCGTCGTTGTCGGTGATGGTCACGGTGTCGCCGGAGGCGGCCGAGCTCTCGCCCGAGCCGGAGCCCTCGTCGTCGGAGCTGCCGCAGGCAGCCAGGGTCAGGGCGGCGATGGTGCCGAGGGCGAGGCCTCGGTAGGTCCGGGTGGCGTTCATGGTGAGCGTCCTCGTGGCGTTCGGGATGGTGATGTGCTGATCCGTCCCGCGGGTGACGTGGCGAAGGGAGACACGCACCGCGAGTGGATAAGGGCAGCCTATCCTTGGCTGACGCCAGCGCGCACGCCGGGGGGGCGGAGCGGCTACTCGACGAGCTCGGCCGCCTCGAGCCACTCCCCTTCGAGCGTCTCACGCTCCTCGTGCAGAGCGCGCAGCCGGGCGTCGAGGTCACGCAGCCGCTCGTGGTCGTCGACCTGCTCGGCCATCTCCTCGTGCAGCCGCTGCTCGCGGGTGTCCACCTTCGACAGCTGCTTCTCGACCCGGGCCATGATCTTGCGGGCCTCGCGCACCTGCCCGGGTGACGCTCCGGACCCGCCGTCGGAGAAGCTCTCGGAAACCCCGGAAGCCTTCTCCGGCGACCGAGCCTTTATCGGGTTACCCGATAAAGCTGGGGAAGGTGAGGTGGCCCGGAGACGGAGGTACTCGGCGACGCCGCCGGGGAGGTCGCGCACCCGGCCGTCGCCGAGCAGGGCGACCTGGCGGTCGCTGAGCCGCTCCAGCAGGTAGCGGTCGTGGCTGACGACGAGCAGGGTGCCGGCCCAGCCGTCGAGGACGTCCTCGAGCTGGGTGAGGGTCTCGATGTCCAGGTCGTTGGTGGGCTCGTCGAGCAGCAGCACGTTGGGCTCGTCCATGAGCAGCCGCAGGATCTGCAGCCGGCGCCGCTCGCCCCCGGAGAGGTCGCCCACCCGGGTCTGCTGGCGGCCGCCGG
Proteins encoded:
- a CDS encoding ABC transporter permease — its product is MSTMTEPDARPARDKGRLIDGKLLLGTLAVAALLVLSLFTGVVDVIGGGEQGREMFAITRVPRTVALVLAGAAMAMSGLVMQLLTQNRFVEPTTIGTTEWAGLGLILMMVLFPTAGLLPRMLGAIVAAFIGTMIFFLFLRQVQLSSSLIVPIVGIMLGAVVASVTTYIALLTDTLQSLGIWFAGSFTSVVRGQYEALYVVALVAVAVFVVADRFTIAGLGEDVATNVGLNYQAVVLVGTGLVAVATGVVTVVVGNLPFLGLIVPNVVSMFRGDDLRSNLPWVCLLGIAIVTVCDIIGRTIIAPFEVPVSLILGIVGAVVFVALLLRSRRHG
- a CDS encoding siderophore ABC transporter substrate-binding protein; amino-acid sequence: MNATRTYRGLALGTIAALTLAACGSSDDEGSGSGESSAASGDTVTITDNDGEKEVSVPPQSVVATDNRTFETLDSWDVELSAAAVSLMPDTISYTEDQDIVDLGLHTEPDLEAVVAAEPDLIINGQRYADYASDFEELVPDATLVNLDPREGEPFDEELKRQTSALGTIFEKESEADDLNSALDESIQRVEDAYDDEQTVMAVIVSGGEIGYVVPSTGRTMGPLFDIFGFTPALEVEGSDDHQGDDISVEAIADSEPDIMLVMDRDAAVGPEEGQEYQPAAEVIEESEALQDVPAVQDDKVIYMPDDTYTNESIQTYTEYFNSIADELEQS